From Antechinus flavipes isolate AdamAnt ecotype Samford, QLD, Australia chromosome 1, AdamAnt_v2, whole genome shotgun sequence:
GATCCTCCTGGACTCCCTGAGGGGAGATAAGGCGGCACTCTTCGTGGCTAGGACCTGGGAAGGCCCCGAGCCCGACCAGGTGGACCTTTTGCCATCCGAGGAGCAGACGGACATCCGATTGGCTGTTGCCCGCATTTACCAGTTACTTCTTGAAGAGAAACTATGTGAAGCTTCGGCCCGGAATCAGGCCTACTATGCTGCTCTCCAGACCCTCAGCCAGTGTCACGACCCTCGGTTGGACAGTGTCTGGGCTGAGGTCCAGTTCCAGGGCAGCCGTGATGCCTGTGGAACCAAGAGTTTCCAGACCCTCAGGTCAGACATGAGCTGCCTTCCAGTGTCCCCAGAGCCTTCCTCTAGGATCAGTAGTCAACCCTGGCCTATCAGGGTGAGGTCAGACGTCCTGGCAACTGGGTCACTTCCCCTGACCTTACGATCTACTGGTAGTCCTGCCTCTTTCCCCAGCAAACTGGATATCAGTCAGTCCCCCACTTTGGCCTTCCAAACCAACCAGCCCCAGAAAGGGGGTCCTAAAGGCCCCAGTAAACTGTGTGGAAACCCTCAGACAGATTCCACAGAGGCCTCTGGACCAGAGGAGGTGAGCCGCTGGCCTTGCTTGGACCCAGCTGCCTCACTCTCCGGACAGCTGGACAGCTCAGTCTCAGTGGTTTCTGGTCCTCAGGCTCCCAGCCCTTCCACGCCCCCATCTCCTGCACCCTCAGTGGCCCCAGAGACCAGCAGACATTCTGTGGAATATAATGAAGCACTTTCCGACCCCTCGTCTCCAGAGCCCATCTTGACAAAGGCTGCAGAAATTCTTGAGAGTTTTGCGGTGCTCCCCGGATTGCCCCCCGTGTCAGCCCCTCTTGCTAGGGAAGAGAAGGCTACCTTACTCTCTGCAGAAGAGGGTGATTTTCCCAAGAAGGCCTCCAGTCCCAGGCCTCCCGTCCCCCCCCAGGATCCTTCTCCATTCCTATCATCCCCACTGCCTTCAGGACCTGAGCTAGACACGGGACAGCGTTTCTTCAGCTTTGTGATCCTCCACGCCCAGGAGGACGAAGCCATCGCCTTTCGGGTCCGGGACACCCTGGAGAGCCTGGGCGTACCCGACGGAGCCACGTTCTGTGAGGAATTCCAGCTCCCCGGCCGTTTTGAGCTCCGGTGCTTACAAGATGCCATCGACAACTCGGCCTTTACGGTGCTCCTGCTCACCAGGCACTTCAATTGCCACATGAGCCTCTACCAGGTGAATATGGCATTAACAAACTCCAtcacaaggaaggaaaaagagaactccgtcattcccttctttccccgGGAGAGCACACTGAAATCTACCCAGGTCTCCCCACTGCTGAGGGGCCTGGTAAGTCTGGATGAGAATTCTCCTGTGTTTTCCAAAAAAGTCAAAAACACCTTCAACTCTCGGAAGCTGCAAGCCCAGAGGGAGGTGTGGAAGAAACAACAGGAAATTCAGGCGATCCAGGAGCAGACCCTGCAGATGGTAGAGGACAGGAAGAGGGTCTCTCAGAAGAAGGACGCCCTCTCTGACTATACACACCAGTATAAACTTCTGCAACAACAGTTACAGAGCTTTCACCTTACAGTCCCGAATCAAGCATCCTTTGCTTATGGCTACAGCATGCCGCTGCTACCTCCTTGGCCACACGGGCTCTCTTCCCACTTTGCTCCTGCTCCCTCAGTTTTGCCGGCCAGTCAGTTTATCCCACCTATGCCCACCCCTGACCCCAGCTCAGCCCCTCAGCTGGACCCTCAGAGTGCTGGAGCCCAGCCTCTTATCATCCATAATGCTCACATGGTACAATTGGGTCTCAACAACTACATGTGGGGCCAGAAGGAAGGGCAAGGTCCTAGTGAGGAAGAGAGAACTGAGGAAGACTGAGAAGACCCTGGAGCCCTCTAATTATTTCCTAGGTTGTGAGGGTGATTCTTTTTGTGAGGCCCACAGAATGGACTTATTCCAAAGTCCAACTGTCCCTTGCTGCCACCATGGGTCTGAAGAGCCAGGAGAGCAAGCATGGGCCGGTGCCAGAGAAATGTCACAGCTAGGGTCACACATTAAGGACTGAAAGGCATCTGGGAGGCCCTTCAGTCCAACGCgctctaattttatagattagataACAAAGCTCAGAGAAACTGAGTGATATTCCTGATGTCACACAGCCAGTGATGGCTAGAATTGGGATTTCAGCATAGTTATAATCCTGTTCATTGCCATCCTGCCCCGAGTCCCCTGGGGGATTcagcacaaaaagaaaaagaaaagaagcacaaaataGTTGGAGTAGGGAGATTTAGTATTTTCCTCTTCCGGTATTGTTGATCCTTTTTTTCCCGGGGTATGGAGAAGAGGCTTCCAGCTAAATATTCCCCAGCTGCTCAGAACATCATCAGGGAACCAAAATCTAATATTGACTTTTTGTTTGGTAGCCTCTTCTCCTTTCCATGGTTCTCCATGTAGACTctatcatttgtgaaatgggtACTATGCAAATTAATCTCCCTCTGGGTTTGagatttaatgtttttaaatgtatgggagggaagggaagtggACAATTGTGGGAGAGGTCATCATGAAAAGACTAGTTGGAAAACCTACTTTGTGCCTAGAATTAGGCACTAGAacaggttttttttggggggtttttggATATAAATTTCaaggggtccatgaacttggatgtgaaaaaaaatgacatcttttattttcataactttaTAACTTAATTCCTTCCACTCTGAATGCAAACACCAAATGCTTTTTGAAGAAGAATCCATAGGCTTTACCTGACAGCTAAAGGGGTCTTTGACATACAAAAAAGGGTTATGAACCCCTGGACTAGATGGAGGGGAGACAAGGGGGAAtggataaaattatatatatgtatgtacgtatatatatatatacacatatatatatacatatatatgtatatatatacatatacatatatatacacttatatatatatgtgtgtgtgtctttacctatattaatttcattttctcagtgtgtcatctatctgtccatccatttatttatatatgatgaAAATAATGTAGATTAATATAGTTGAAGACACAATATATCTTCTCTTGAGAGATTCACCTCCAACCATCCAAGCAAAACTGAGTCCACCCAGTGTATGACTGTGGAATTCTCATTGCTTTATCAggcaagaaaattattatttttttaatatgtaagtTGGacttaaagtcccttccaacttttgaAAGTTCAAGATTCAATGAAAAGTATGTGACATCTTTCTGCCCTTGGGTTTATAATGATCTAGGAAGCTACAACTTAACTTTAGGACTAAAAGGACCAATATTTTGCCAGGGTAGGTGTTCCCCATGGATAGATACAAATCCCGGCTGTACTTCACTCAGCCTTAATAAATAGTTTCATTAGTTGCtatagttggggaaaaaaaatggatgtcCAGCCCTGTGGTTAAGGACATCTCCAAACCCAGCCAGGCTGGTCTTTTAGTGACAGTTATCCTCCAACCAATTCTTAAAAGGCCTTATAGGAAAGCCTCTGGACTAATGAGGGCTGCTCAGCTCTCTGGGTGGAACTTTTGTGATACTAAGAATATCATGATGTACctatgaagaaatggaagaaggcTTCAGTAGAACTTGGTGTAATGCTGACAAATGCCATTTTCCTTCCATGTTGGTGTTTTGGTGACAATGGGCAGTTGAATTGAAGGTTGATTCAGTTcttctataataaatatttattgaatactttcCTTGTGTCTTTCAATGTCCCTGTGTTCTAAATGTGaactaaaaaaagggaaagccAACTTCTCAAGCAGAGAAGGATGTCTAAGGAGCTAGCCCAAGCTCAGAAATAAGCTAGGTAAACTGCTTATGGCAGATTAGTAAGGAAGGGCTCAATTTTGGCTGaagagtgtgtatgtgttttaaatATTGGAGATGGGAGGGACGAAGAAAGGAGGAGGTACATTTTTAAGCCTTTTAAAATATAGGACATAGAATCATGATATTTGGCTTCAAATCCCAATACTTACAAGCTGTATGATGCCAGTGGGCCCTTCATCTAATTTCTCTGTCATCTCACATATAAAATAGGGTTGGAGGAGGAGGCACACAATAATTCCTGTAACTACCCACGTCAAAGACATGTTTTGGGGGAAATCacttataaaccttaaagtactatataaatatgaattgttaGTATTAAGTAATATCAAGTTACATAAAATGATCTCTGTAGTTAATTATTATGTcaaattattagttattaatcaaacatttgttaagcacttatagTATCAAGCACTGTtaggtgctagaaatacaaatacaaaagctgAACCAACTTTTAGAGGTGCTAACATTCTCTTAGAGGAggcaacaaaaatatttgtatataaatgtatgtatatgtgtgagtatgtatatatatacacaaataaacacATAGAATTAAGGATGAAATAGACACAAACTTGACAAGAGAGAAGACAAAAGCAAttgggatcaggaaaggtttcatgtacaGTGAAAAGTTATAGAATATGGGATGGGCTCAGATATGCTGGAGCTTCTGCCAATGGGAAAAGAGGTTCCACCTACTCAAAAATCCTTATTTTCCAGCCACAATGTGGTAATCCTCACCTCAGAgagtggaggaaatttggaatgGGGAATTTAGCCTCAATATAATGGAGAATttcctaaaaatcagaattctccCCTAGTGAATGCATAGCCTTAGGGAGTTTCCTGTTAGTAGAAGTCTTTAAGCAAAGCATAGGTAGGTGTTTTTTGGGgatgtgtgtgtgggagggagaggaaggtcTCTTTCTCCATAATCTTTCTCGCTATCCTGGCTTTGCTGGTACCTGAAATTCCATCTCCAAGGCATCATTCCTTTGCAATTAAACATTGCATTTTTCCTGTGACTTTAAAAACATAGCCTAGCTcttagtaaattaaaaaaaaaaaagctggctcAATAGTTAGAAGACTGTGTTCAAAATAAGACTCTGGTACTTAATAAACAGAAGTAATTTTGGGCAAGTTTAGCTTTAATTTTCTGCTAAGtagaatagtggatagagtgccaagattgtaatcaggaagacctgagttcaaaaatagcctcaaacattagctgtgtgaccccagtcaagtcatttaaacctgtttgcctcaatttcctcacctgaaaatgaggagaatggcaaaccattccagtatgaATGCCAAGAAAACACCACACTGGGTCACAGAGTATTGGAcccaaacaactgaacaataagcCTATTTCAGAAAAGTGGTGCTGAGgtgatcttggagtcaggaagcctaaGCATAATTCCTAATGAGGGACCATGGAAAGTTTTTAACTTCTTAGTAAGGCAACTTGAAGATTTAAGACTGAAAATGGAGAAGATTTGGATCTGTAAGTATTTCTATACCAGGAGTTCTGAATACAGATGAGAGGATTTGTCCCAAAGTtgcctgggattttttttaaagatgggtaAATTAGGGTTTAAGGAAGTTAGGAGAATTGCCTCTGGCTATATCTAACAAGTACTGGGGATAAATTGAGAACTCTGGTCTGACTAAATAAatgctcttaaatttttttaaaatttaatttttattttttaatttaatttaatttaaatttaaatttaatttaatttaaaatttttttttaaaaaagtgttcttGTAACATGACAACAAATGAACTTCTGGTTCTAAGAAATTGCATGGAGTGATGAGCTTGAGTTAGAAAGACATAGTTCAAATCCCTATGCCAGATTTTATTGGCATAGGGAACTAGGGGAGAAAACtctttctaccaatgcaggtcagcaccatctatgtgactttggagtCTTGGAAAGCCACCTAGCACAATtaaaggttgaatgacttgctcagagtcacatcttgtcagctaaaatcctaccttctacaaatAGCCTTTTCCAGTCCTTGACCTTGATGCTTTCCCTGAGACCACCCCTGATTTATCCTGAATATGTCTTGCtaatatgttgtctcctccattttcCTCCAGTGAGCTTCTCGACAATGAAGAatgtattttgcctttttttgtattccaaaatgcttagcacagtcctagcacatagtaagcacttcatgaatgtttattgactggctgGCACTTCATAAATTCTAATTGACTTGTTGATGAGGCACCAGAGGTGGGATCTGGGATAAGGGCTTTCTGGCTGACTACATCATATTTCCTAAGTCTGTTATTGAACTCTGTTTACAACATGAtagtatatagcttgttttggATTAATATTCAAGCAGAATCCTAGAAAATGGGCAGGAAGTGATATAATCGTTCCCCTTTCTGAGGCCCAGAGTCATTGTGAGGCTGGTCTGAAGCCATTACAAGGAACTGACAAAGTAGGACAAgaaatcaaaattcttttcaccaGATCATTTATTTTGCCAGTAATATAAATGATTCTCCCACACCAGCAAGTAGCCTATCAAATTTACAAGCTTGAAATACCAAACAAAAGCCAATAAAACTACAACTCTGCactaagaataaatgaaaagcattttaaaataaaatttttattttttcaattaataaaaatattttctctcgtTCAACCTCCTTCcagtggaaataaaaaagaa
This genomic window contains:
- the TICAM1 gene encoding TIR domain-containing adapter molecule 1, translating into MGEDIPSLKGAFDILNQAGQDKLLYLKHKLKLLQPSSKGSGLLHAMVLLTLGQKTEARILLDSLRGDKAALFVARTWEGPEPDQVDLLPSEEQTDIRLAVARIYQLLLEEKLCEASARNQAYYAALQTLSQCHDPRLDSVWAEVQFQGSRDACGTKSFQTLRSDMSCLPVSPEPSSRISSQPWPIRVRSDVLATGSLPLTLRSTGSPASFPSKLDISQSPTLAFQTNQPQKGGPKGPSKLCGNPQTDSTEASGPEEVSRWPCLDPAASLSGQLDSSVSVVSGPQAPSPSTPPSPAPSVAPETSRHSVEYNEALSDPSSPEPILTKAAEILESFAVLPGLPPVSAPLAREEKATLLSAEEGDFPKKASSPRPPVPPQDPSPFLSSPLPSGPELDTGQRFFSFVILHAQEDEAIAFRVRDTLESLGVPDGATFCEEFQLPGRFELRCLQDAIDNSAFTVLLLTRHFNCHMSLYQVNMALTNSITRKEKENSVIPFFPRESTLKSTQVSPLLRGLVSLDENSPVFSKKVKNTFNSRKLQAQREVWKKQQEIQAIQEQTLQMVEDRKRVSQKKDALSDYTHQYKLLQQQLQSFHLTVPNQASFAYGYSMPLLPPWPHGLSSHFAPAPSVLPASQFIPPMPTPDPSSAPQLDPQSAGAQPLIIHNAHMVQLGLNNYMWGQKEGQGPSEEERTEED